The segment GTGGCTAACCTGCCTTACCAGGTATGGGCTAAACAACATGgttaaaacctttttctttttgaatgatAATTGCCCAGAAATTATACTAATGTTACTACTCTTTTCCTCAGATTTCTTcaccttttgttttcaagttgTTGCTTCATAGACCTTTTTTCAGGTATGTGGAAGAACAGAGCTCTGCATTACCTGATagacaaaaaaaatagttgtaaaAATACTCCCCAAAATTTTTTTCGTTCTCTGAAATACCAGTTTGATGGATCAGAGCTGtgccaaaatatttctgtaacgTGAAACCTGCTGGTGCCTGGAAATTAGTTTATGTCAATGTATTAAGCATGAGGAGAAGATTCAGTCTTGGCATCAGTGAGTGTCCAGCTGATGAAAACCGGAGTTGCACTTCTTTACACTAGTATTATAACTAATTGTTGTTCCAGGGATAAGTAGGGCATCATAGCATTTCAAATGCTGTCCTACGTGAGAAAGGAAGAGTGGAAAGGGTAGCATCAAAACCGAGACAATTCCTTTTGTCTGGTCTGAAAATATAACTGCCCAGGTATTCTGTCTGTTCAGTTCTTGATTTCTCTCACTGAAGCGCTAACTAATACTAGTGACATTACTGGTCAGTTTTTAGAGCTAGAGAGTCTGGATTTGAAGGACTTAAGGTAGaattattcaaaattatttgttacAGTCAGGCACAAAACTCTTGAGACTACCCTCTGTCTCTTTGATCCTGATCTATTTAGCAGTATAAAGAATCAAAGTCTGTTGTAGCTTTAAGGAGATTTAGATGGTTTCACCaagttttgcaggttttttttaatgcactttgAGCTAATTAAGGCAGAGTTCATTTATAACAAACTTTCATTGCTTCTAAGCACTGAGACAATCCTGTTGGCTTTTGACATAAAAGTTGATTACTTAGaatacattttctcatttctgttcttctcagGTGTGCAATACTTATGTTTCAAAGGGAATTTGCACTTCGCTTGGTTGCAAAACCAGGAACTAAACTGTACTGCAGACTGTCTATTAATACTCAGTTATTAGCTCGAGTGGACCATCTGATGAAGGTACATCATTCTGCGTTAGCTAACAGAGCTATTAAAGGTAGAAGAATGTTTCTAGGAATGTGAGGATTTGCTGCTTATTCATACAGCTGCCTGACTTATGACTAATAGGTTGGAAAAAACAACTTCAGGCCCCCTCCCAAAGTCGAATCCAGTGTTGTCAGAATAGAGCCAAAGAACCCGCCACCACCTATCAACTTCCAGGTAAAGCACTGTATGCTCTAATAACAGTATAACGTAGTAGCGGTAatacttaatttcattttactttctaCTTATTAATGTAATATAGTTCCATCTGCTGTTTTCACTACTAAGCTAAGTACCAGTTACTCACTGGCATTTACTTACATCCAAAACACTTATTCCTCTACTGATCAGGCTTGCGTTAGGATCTTACCTGAATGTGCCACCATCAATTCAGGTACAGCTTTGTTTACAGTATTTCTGACAAGACTGAGGTCCCATCCCCTTGTTGAAGAGTTGCTAGTAATAACATCCCTTTCATTGTGGTTTATATCTCCCAGAGACCCTTCTGGCTGATGGCTTCATTTGTTATGATCAAAGGAGTATTTGTGAGAAGCCTTATTCTCAGATGAGTGTGTATATTCTCAGAAGACAGATGTTACAGGATagtaaaatttacttttaaaacgCTTTGATCTTCAGTACCATTGACTAAGGTtagctgtattttcttccagGTATCTCCATTCTTGGCACATCAGATCTGGCCAGTAGTGCCTAGGtacaaaaaagaacaattcaGAGGTTTTTGAGGGTGAAATACCTCCTCTGTATTGCTTCGTCCAAGACAGGACTGGTTTTGTATTGTTTAGAAAGATGTTTTCCTGaaggatttttctttgtgttcagTATTACTGTGAAACAGTCAGTAGTGACTGTTCCTGTTTGTAGTAGCTGtatgtttctttctgtaaattCTGAAACTTTTGATTTCAGGAGTGGGATGGTCTGGTAAGGATAGCCTTTGTTAGGAAAAACAAGACACTCTCCGCAGCATTTAAGTAAGTAACTCCTGTTAAAGTCTTTTCAAAGTTTGAGAACCTATCCAGTTAACCATTGCTTTTGTGCAACTGAATAAATAGCTGCATTATATGCATGCCAGCACAATCAGAGGTAAACCATGATGGAGGATTTATGCTGCCATcataagctttttctttccgAAGACTAGgcatctgtttaaaaagaacagCTCTGTGTAGTTGTCAGATTTATAGTAAAGATTAACAACTAATCGAGTAAAAAAAACTAGCTGAAGCtcagtttaaaaggaaaactttttatttctctcaggTCAGGTGCTGTAGAGCAATTGCTGGATCATAATTACCGAATTCATTGTTCCTTACATAATAAAGTAAGTTCCTTTCAAATATATCAGATTCTATTTCTGTGTACTGTGACCTATATACTGACTTTTTTAAGAGTAAAAAATTAACAATGAAAAGCTTAAcatgttaaaacattttctgagaGGGTTTGAGGGAGGGAGGAACTTGCCTCTTAATGAAAAATCTAAAAGGGCActaaatttcagtgaaaaagctgAGTATGTTATTAATACATTGCTTATACATGTCTCAAGGACTTTTACTAATCTAGTAGGGAAGCTTTCTGTGTCTGCTTAGCAATACTGTTCTCATTCATTTTTAGTGAATGAGCTAAAGTATAAGAATTCAGATACAGGAACAGAAGAATGCAATAATCCatacaagaagaaaacacagcttaTTTCTGTGACTTGAAAGAacaactattttaaaagcagggaaagaatATATGACTTAAATGAACACTTTTCTGTGCTATGAATAGAAAATGAATTTGTATCCTATTTTTCCATTGACAGGAAATACCTGAAAACTTCaaaattgcagaaaaaatacagacagtCCTAAAAAATACTGGTTACTCTGAAAAACGAGCCCGTTCAATGGATATAGATGATTTCATtaggtatttttctgtctttttctttttgtgcctCCCTCTTAAGTTTCTTCAAAATTTATCTGCATCTGTACCTGCGTAGCACAGGTTAGTATTAGGTTATGCAGGAGTACTAGTGTGTTCTTCTCAATACCAGACGCTCCTTCCTTCCAGTTCTGAACATGAGTAAACacttaaactgtattttagCTGCTGCTTACAGTATTGAGAAACTACTAGATACAAAGATCCCTATTCCTGGTATGTGTGTACTAGACCCTTCTGTGTCTCCTTCAAAAGTGGCTTtaagatgatcagagggctggagcacctctcccctgaagacaggctgagagagctggggttgttcagcctggagaggggaaggctctggggagggaGACCTTATAAgcggccttccagtacctaaagggggcctacaggaatTCTGGAGAGAGAGTTTTTAGTAGGGTGTGAAGTGATAgaacaaggggtaatggtttcAAAtggaaagagggtagatttacattagatgttaggaagaaattcattactgtgagggtggcgagacactggaacaggttgcccagagctgctgtgggtgccccatccctggcagtgctcaaggccaggctggatggggcttggagcaacctgggctagtggaaggtgtccctgcccatggcaggggggctggaactagatgatctttaaggtcccttccaacgcTAACCATCCTACAAATGTGTTATAATTTCACTGGAGAATTACACAGCCCGTCTCTGTCTTCAGGATTAGACTGTAGTCTATAGCATAATTTGGAAATTTGAGTAATTAATTGCTGTATTCTGCTTTGACTTCTAGTCAGTTGATTTAAGTGGCAACACAAATCCTTTCCaaatttaagataaaaattCCTTTGTTTCTCAGCATGACACTGCAGCTACTGCTCTTTAAAGAAAGGTAGTAAACTTGATAGGATACAATATAACTAACTGCACTGAACATAAACCTGCATCCCCAAGATGGAAAAATTGCCAATTGCCAGTTCTAAGATTTATAACAGTTCTTCATTGCAGTTGAACAGTGATGGCAGCTTTCATGCTAGTTTCGTATGTTCTTTGCCAGCCAGCATTTTTAGAAGTGCCTTAAGCTGAAGTATAAATTCGTAGAAATCTTAACCTAAGTATTTCACTCTTTCAGATTGCTGCATGGCTTCAATTCAGAAGGCATCCATTTCTCATAGATTCTACTAGAAGATGAAGGATGCTCCGTATTTTTAGTCTTGCCTAAGGCAGAGTGACTGCAGGACAAGCTCTTCTTGCAGAAGCAACAAACAGAATACAGTGTACATGCTCCAGTTCTAAAACATTACGTGGAATTTTATCACAGATAGTAGGCAAGAAGCTGCTGCTctctattttaaaagcaacaaattTTTTCATCACTGAAGTGAGGCGCTGGACATCCACAtgagtgtatttttaaatataccaAATAATGTGGATTGATGCTGCCATAATTCATGAGAATTAAAATTCATCATAAGAGAAATCTGTTCTCTCATCATAAACTTCACCTCAGTATATTCTTGCACAGTACTCGGCCTGAGTTGACCAGCAGTCTGGTCTGGTCAACAAAAACAGTTGTCATTCCATTTTTTGGGggattttgttctttgttttaaagtgcatttaaaCACTTCCTTTTGATTGAAATGCTTGTCTCTTCCATTTGTCTTCTGGTAGCTAACCTGCATTACAAGTCTGTTAGTAATCTGTTTCTCTTGGAGAAATCCTGGTAACTGTTTCTCATAAACATGAGCATTTATCTTGTGGTGGTCTTGGTATTATTTACAGAAATCTTTCTTAAGGTACATGAAACTACTAGTGTCATCTCCTTTACCCCTCCTTACTGTCATCAAACCATTGCAGGAACCAGCAGGAAACTACCCAAGGGCCACTGCTCATAAAAACATAGATAGAAGCGGCTTTTTTTGTCAACTGTAAATTTAAGCAGCTGGTTTTGCAAGACTGTCACCCTTCAAGGTAAGGAGGATTTTTAGCATAGATCAAAGCTTTCTGTGAGTGTCTTAATATAGTTTGAATTACATATATTTGTTAATAAGGCAGACTTTTTCCCAAGGAAGTCTGCATTACCTTTGCATAGCAGCTGTCAAAAACCCACTTTGTTTTGTCATACAAGTAAGTAATTGTTAACCCTGGGGTATCGTGCAGGGGTGACTGTGTGACTCTGTATTAACTACTGTATATAATGTTATTTCTTTCCATAAGACAACAGTATGTGGGGAACAAGCAGATAGAGCTTCATTTTATACACCTCTAACGTCAGTTCCTTAAGCGCCATTGATTTAGAAAAGTGAATTTGCAGGCATCCCAAGAGGTTGTCTTGGAAGGCTGAATTGCTTATTTAATAATTCAGTGATTCTAGTGCTGCTTCACTGTACATGGGTGATGTAGGTAGCCACGGCAACATCCTCAGAGTAGTACAGAAGGAACAAATGCTGAAGATTGGCATCACACTTCCTAAATGCTTTTCTAGGATGGAAGCCAAGAATAAAAAGCTTGTCTGAGTCCTGTTCCAGGTAATTCTAGTCCATTGTGGTAGTGGACCACATATACTCCAGTGCTGTATCAGTTTATCTTGAGTCTTGCTGCTTCAGTATCTGTAGATCTGACCTTTACTGTGGGCTCTGTCACAAAGGATGACTTAGACACAGCTTTAAGGTGGCATCTGCTACCTGACAGGACACTTCATTTACAAGGCTTGgtaaaaagctgctgaaattgAAATTGTCCTTCCTGGCCTCTTTAGAAGCCACTGTAAACCACAGCCTGGTTGTGGCTTCCATGGACAAATAGCAGGGAAGCCACTTTTTTCCTCTACATAGAAGTCTCAATCTTCAGAGACTTTTTACAAAGTACAATTTCTCTAGAGCGGCTTCAAAGAAACCCTCAGGTATTACACAACCTGTACCATCATCTGCTAACACAAGCAGACTTGTATTTATTGGCtccattttcatatttttttttaaagtaattatgCTCAGATATGTGGCATTTCTTCTCAGACCTGCTGCAAAAACTAATGTCAGGGCAGTGTGCTGGGGAAAGTCTTTCTGTATGGCAAATTTGTACAGAAGAGTTGGCTCCAGAAGCAAATACTCATTCTGAGATCAGACCCTTTCAAAAGCAGTAACTGCAACGTGCTTACAAAGTAAAACCCTTCCCAAAGAATGACAGAACTTTCAGAGAAGTGAATTCTGATTAACTTTATTTAATAGcttttttcaaacacattatGTAAAATCAacattgtttcagttttcatgtttACACATGggagtttgttttttctttttaaccatgATGCAGTAAGAGCTTGATGGCCTGCCTTTGTATGGGAGATACAAACAAATGCTACAAGAATCCCTGGCTCATGTAACTCTCTTTTTGTGCCAGGCCTTGATGGGaataaagggaaggaaaggga is part of the Falco biarmicus isolate bFalBia1 chromosome Z, bFalBia1.pri, whole genome shotgun sequence genome and harbors:
- the DIMT1 gene encoding probable dimethyladenosine transferase isoform X1, with protein sequence MLKVRAGKRARQERREGCAAGVLFNTGAGQHILKNPLVVNSIIEKAALRRTDVVLEVGPGTGNLTVKMLEKVKKVIACEIDPRLVGELQKRVQGTCLANRLEIKVGDILKTDLPFFDACVANLPYQISSPFVFKLLLHRPFFRCAILMFQREFALRLVAKPGTKLYCRLSINTQLLARVDHLMKVGKNNFRPPPKVESSVVRIEPKNPPPPINFQEWDGLVRIAFVRKNKTLSAAFKSGAVEQLLDHNYRIHCSLHNKEIPENFKIAEKIQTVLKNTGYSEKRARSMDIDDFIRLLHGFNSEGIHFS
- the DIMT1 gene encoding probable dimethyladenosine transferase isoform X2 codes for the protein MLEKVKKVIACEIDPRLVGELQKRVQGTCLANRLEIKVGDILKTDLPFFDACVANLPYQISSPFVFKLLLHRPFFRCAILMFQREFALRLVAKPGTKLYCRLSINTQLLARVDHLMKVGKNNFRPPPKVESSVVRIEPKNPPPPINFQEWDGLVRIAFVRKNKTLSAAFKSGAVEQLLDHNYRIHCSLHNKEIPENFKIAEKIQTVLKNTGYSEKRARSMDIDDFIRLLHGFNSEGIHFS